The Solanum lycopersicum chromosome 6, SLM_r2.1 genome has a window encoding:
- the LOC101251891 gene encoding wound-induced protein 1 has product MQILTGTAKFDNASFQFLHKTIDVFGSVVLVEGCDPTRSITWVHAWTVTDGVITQVREYFNTSLTVTRFRKKNQSDISSITPLHCPSVWESSLPNRVGKSVPGLVLAL; this is encoded by the coding sequence ATGCAAATACTCACCGGTACTGCTAAATTCGATAACGCCtcttttcaatttcttcatAAAACCATTGACGTATTCGGCTCCGTGGTTCTCGTGGAAGGCTGTGACCCGACCCGATCTATTACTTGGGTTCACGCCTGGACTGTTACGGATGGGGTAATTACCCAGGTTAGGGAGTATTTCAATACCTCACTTACTGTAACCCGTTTTCGGAAGAAAAACCAATCCGATATTTCCTCTATTACGCCTCTGCATTGTCCCTCTGTTTGGGAGAGTAGCTTACCTAATCGGGTCGGTAAATCTGTTCCGGGTCTTGTATTGGCTCTATAA